The DNA window TGATGAGTTTCTTTTGATGTCCATTCTTGACCAATTGGCATTCTTAAAGATCTTTCATATTGTTCTCTAGTTTCAAATGGATATGGAATTTGACTActttgatattttaaattttttttattaactttttcatttataattacatttttcaaatttttatctttacgatgattttttttcattattccatcaattttatggataaattttttttttttaaattttattaaatcatcaCCTCCAGTCCAATCCCCCCATCCAGGTAATGttaaatcttcttctttatcatcttcttcttcaataacacgttttttttcattggtAAATTCACTAATAACATCATCTCCAGCAAATGCTTGtttaatcaaatctttttgtttaaacattgttggaattgattcaccttcattttcattttcagaACCATTATCTTGATAAATGTCATTAATAGCTAATGTCTCATTGACATCTATCAATgtattttcatcattagaCTTGtgttttttcaattttgatttgactAATTTAGCCGCTGCTTTAGCTAATTTTGAAGATTCTTTATCAATAGTAGTTATTTTGGTAgaattattctttttcataaTGTCATTATCAATACTAGTATTAGCTGACAACCATGGGTTGGATTCATCCACTGGTAAAACCTCTGGTTgagttgatgttgatgttgatgttgatgttgaagcATTTGTTTCTTGATTATCAATGACCTGATATTTTTTGGCAAGTCTCTTATTCAACGATTTGGCATTGTCATTTTCAACATCTGCTAATACTTGCTCGTTAATATTGTCATTTATCTGGGATGATGatgctgctgttgctgctgctgctgttgctgctgctgttggAGTATAGATTCTTCTTCCTTGATTCTTAATGATATTAACTGCACCATTATCTTCTTTgaaaatttccaaatcacCTTCTTCTccattttgtaattttttcaacatttctaattctttcaaattttcttctcttttcCGAGCTTCAGCTTTTTTCATAAAATCCATATTCATAACTCCTTTAcctaatttatttttcaatttattttcatgatttatatcatcttgattatattcattaataatatcatcaatatcttcatcacTTTGATCTCCATCTTCAAATCCCATTTGTTTAATACGTAATTTTTCACCTTGTCTCAACatttcttctaattcaaCCCTATTTGATGAATCTTTTGATAATCCACTTTTTATCATTGATTTGGCCCATTGTGATTGAGTCTTATGTTTTAAACTCATTCTTTCAATGGCTCGTTTACTATCATGATCTTCATCTATattaaattcatcattttcaaccATTTCTTGAGTTTTCAATCGTTCAcgtttttgaattttatgATATTGTTTAGATTTAATTTTCTTAATTCTTTTCGCTCTTTTTTCATCTCGAAACATTAATTCACGCATTAATCTTAATTCATTAgttcttttcttcatttcTTCAGGAGTCATTTGAGCAATagcaatttcttcaaattttgcttcttttttatcatcaacaagTGAAGATTCTGTCAACacattattgatttttttttcaagttcaGTAATTGGCTCATTATCAGATCTGAAAGTAAGTGCTGAATCTTGAATGGtatcttcttgttgttgattaatCATTGGGAATTTCAATACTTCTGCTTGTCTTAAAGCTTGAACAGAATCTGTCCATTTacttatttcttttttcgATAATTCATAAGCGGCAGCACGATCATTTCTTTGTTGAATACGTTTAGGTAATGGAATAGCAATAGCTTTGGATTCTTTATCAAGTAAAATGGCTTTATTATTctcatcttcattaatatcaGCCATCATATCTTGTAATGATAATTGATTACCTCCAGTAGGtaaattatattcattttcttgtctagtttcaataatcaattttttacGTTCTTTGGGTTGTTTGGAAGCAATTTTTGATTGTAATTTATTGACggttttcaataaatcaacttcttcatcattatcatgatttccaaatatttcttcttcatcatcagttgattcttcttcttcttcttccaaaCTAGATTCTTCTGAGGAATTATCactatcatcatcattgtcTTCTTCCATTTCATCTTCACTAGATTCAGTTTCCCATGTatcatttaaaacaatatcatttttaGATTTCTTCCCCAAAGTCTCATCTAAATCACGATCATCCATATCCCAAGCTTCCGATAAAGTAACCAATTGTCCTTCATCTATACTACTATAtccttcatcttcatcttcatcttcattttcatttttactAAAATTTTTACCcagttttttctttctagCCTTATCTCTAATAGTTTGTGAAAATTTGgaattcaaaatatcataatcatcatcagaacCTAATACATCATCagaatcaatttcttcatccaAATCAACTTTAATATCATCAGATTGTAAATATTTTCTCGCATCTAATATCCCATCTTCGAATTCTCTAATTTTGGAATCATATATAGAGAGTTCACCtccttcatcatcatttcttttttgatgatgttgtttattattcttcttcttgttgttcttgttgttcttgttgttgttattattattcttcttgGATTTAGAATTCTGCTGTTTATTGTTACGAGCCATTTTCACACCACAAGTTAACTTTGGTTCAAGAGATGAGTTAGAATTGTGAATaaattttactttttttttttttttttctatcttttttttttccgcCTTCAATATGTGATGAGGTTTTTGATTACATAAGCAGAAATACtgttaattgattgaatagAGTAATAACGTTAagttattttattattgactCTAAAAAGCCTACCCTTGAATGATGAATAAAAGTCTTAAAATAAAAGGGTAACGTATTTATTGGCTTACTGTAGTATTGTACTATCAAGCTAGTTTCCCCTATCTAGCCAAAGTACTCGTAAAATTGCTAGTGGAAACACTAGTCTTCGAAGAAGGAAAACCACCACACAAAAAAGTATAATCACATTTATAGCCATAATTCAAAATCCATTATTCAATTCTGACTGGTACTGACCAGATATAATTCATGTTCAAAAGATACTAGCAAATCTTGACAAATCTATCGGCGCGTCTTGAAATCATATTTTGTGGTGTATTGGTAGTGGCTGacgaagaaaaaaaaaaaaaaaataaaaaacaaaaacaacaacaataaccaTACTTTAtcagaaacaaattttatcaaattaatatacacatatatatattcatgGCAATGTCAGAATTATTGAAGAGATACCAACAGTCACGAAAAGAGGATACAGATTCCACTAAGAGTAGACTACCATCGATCAAAACTGACCCTATATACCCTTCATATTCCGGTTTAGATGGAATCAGAAATCAATCTCGATACCAATCTCGAACTTATGGCGGTATTAACAAACCAACTAagaaatcatcattactAAACACTTCTCCAACATATAAAAAATACGAATCATTGAATTTACCATCAACCTCTTCATCATCTCGAATTTATAAAAGGGAAACTGAGAAAAAACCAAGATTCACAATTAATGacaaaaatgaagaaagtatattttccaaaatcaCTAAATATTTTCAACACAGAGAAGGTGAAGAACcccaacaaaaaataagtATTGCCgataaatatttgaatgatgataaagatgaggttgatgatttgattttaagAGTTAAAAAACTGGagaaaaaatatgaaaaagaaCGGATCAAGAAGTTGGAAGAACATAATAAACGTATTCAAAACGAATTAgatgatattaaattaGAAAACCGGAAATTAAAAGATCAAATCGAAAGAATAGAAATTAGAAACAGgaaagaattgaatcaattggatAAAAAGTTGTTTGAATTGGAGAACAAATTAATTATGGAAGCTCAAATCGCTAAAAGATCCAGTAATTATAGACGgaacaatttttcaaaagatgATTAGTATAGCAGTAATAGAGGTTTACTAAATGATATCcagaaagaaatatatatacatatcatggtatattctttttggaTATTGCCATTCCATCTGTAGAGTTATCATGATTCCGGctcccaaaaaaaaaaaaacagcaAGAACAATCAATATATCCCAACAACCACGTATGGAAACGACTCCGAATGATGCAAttgtttttccttttcttttttct is part of the Candida dubliniensis CD36 chromosome R, complete sequence genome and encodes:
- a CDS encoding U3 small nucleolar RNA-associated protein, putative (Similar to S. cerevisiae UTP14), whose product is MARNNKQQNSKSKKNNNNNNKNNKNNKKKNNKQHHQKRNDDEGGELSIYDSKIREFEDGILDARKYLQSDDIKVDLDEEIDSDDVLGSDDDYDILNSKFSQTIRDKARKKKSGKNFSKNENEDEDEDEGYSSIDEGQLVTLSEAWDMDDRDLDETLGKKSKNDIVLNDTWETESSEDEMEEDNDDDSDNSSEESSLEEEEEESTDDEEEIFGNHDNDEEVDLLKTVNKLQSKIASKQPKERKKLIIETRQENEYNLPTGGNQLSLQDMMADINEDENNKAILLDKESKAIAIPLPKRIQQRNDRAAAYELSKKEISKWTDSVQALRQAEVLKFPMINQQQEDTIQDSALTFRSDNEPITELEKKINNVLTESSLVDDKKEAKFEEIAIAQMTPEEMKKRTNELRLMRELMFRDEKRAKRIKKIKSKQYHKIQKRERLKTQEMVENDEFNIDEDHDSKRAIERMSLKHKTQSQWAKSMIKSGLSKDSSNRVELEEMLRQGEKLRIKQMGFEDGDQSDEDIDDIINEYNQDDINHENKLKNKLGKGVMNMDFMKKAEARKREENLKELEMLKKLQNGEEGDLEIFKEDNGAVNIIKNQGRRIYTPTAAATAAAATAASSSQINDNINEQVLADVENDNAKSLNKRLAKKYQVIDNQETNASTSTSTSTSTQPEVLPVDESNPWLSANTSIDNDIMKKNNSTKITTIDKESSKLAKAAAKLVKSKLKKHKSNDENTLIDVNETLAINDIYQDNGSENENEGESIPTMFKQKDLIKQAFAGDDVISEFTNEKKRVIEEEDDKEEDLTLPGWGDWTGGDDLIKFKKKKFIHKIDGIMKKNHRKDKNLKNVIINEKVNKKNLKYQSSQIPYPFETREQYERSLRMPIGQEWTSKETHQKLTMPRIIVKQGTVIDPLKAPFK